One segment of Paenibacillus pabuli DNA contains the following:
- a CDS encoding LTA synthase family protein, translating to MLSRSSLTRFLSGPFILFTVIMIIKSSLAWIVIFDDIPVWKPLLTELPLIWICFCLIEWFAAKRRMWAYLALNLVLSGIFFAAIMYYKYYGVIVNYHALAQVNQVTSVKSSMFSLLDPYYLFIFADVLIIGGILIRRRIKLGITERPERIPLDRRSRRRVASVILIISLVICMLNIYPNRASMSEITQAEQMGILGYEAYTILADRPDKPVPLDEINQNRIDQVKQTTEIDAIVDSGAAKGRNVIVLQLESFQNFLIGLKVDGQEVTPHLNQLAQESLYFPNFYQQVGQGNTSDAEFVVNTSFYTPPNGAASTVYADKALPSLPKLMSADGYQTATFHSNDVRFWNRDQLYKALGFDQYYDIDYFGTEDSIAFSASDEVLYSKTLDKLEEMQADGSPFYAQIISMSAHHPYHLPESKVSLTLPERYTDTLPGDYLVSQHYADQAVGQFIEGLKQRGLWENSLLVVYGDHLGLPIYSLDRDDKELMKEIYGREYTSADMINIPLIITAPGVTPAEQLHQIGGQVDILPTIAGLTGASLQDQLHFGQDLLRESGNLLPERYYLPSGSVLNDASLFIPETGYGDGTHYSLADAGRQDIKHVENRSNQKPESSEEAAVPANATIDDGTSPSSGYITKDEYERALDLMHLSNSYLNQLPDRNTEK from the coding sequence ATGTTGTCACGCAGTTCACTCACCCGGTTTCTAAGCGGACCGTTTATATTGTTTACCGTGATCATGATTATCAAAAGCTCCCTGGCCTGGATCGTCATTTTCGATGATATCCCGGTCTGGAAACCATTGCTTACCGAGCTGCCGCTGATTTGGATCTGCTTCTGTCTGATTGAGTGGTTTGCCGCCAAAAGACGGATGTGGGCCTATCTTGCACTGAACCTGGTGCTGTCAGGCATTTTTTTCGCAGCCATTATGTATTACAAGTATTACGGGGTTATCGTCAATTATCATGCACTCGCGCAGGTTAATCAGGTGACGTCGGTGAAGAGCAGCATGTTCTCCCTGCTGGATCCGTATTACCTGTTTATTTTCGCGGATGTTCTGATTATTGGTGGCATATTGATCCGGCGCCGGATTAAGCTTGGCATTACCGAACGTCCGGAAAGGATACCTCTGGATCGCAGAAGCAGACGCAGAGTCGCCTCCGTTATTCTGATAATATCCCTGGTAATTTGCATGCTGAATATCTATCCGAACCGGGCAAGCATGAGCGAAATTACCCAAGCGGAACAAATGGGGATCCTCGGTTACGAGGCTTATACTATTCTGGCAGATCGACCTGACAAGCCCGTTCCACTTGATGAGATTAATCAGAATCGAATCGATCAGGTCAAACAAACGACAGAGATCGATGCCATTGTGGATTCGGGAGCAGCCAAGGGCCGGAATGTGATTGTCCTGCAGCTGGAATCATTTCAGAATTTCCTGATTGGTCTGAAGGTGGATGGCCAGGAAGTCACGCCACATCTCAACCAGCTTGCACAGGAAAGTTTGTATTTTCCGAACTTCTATCAGCAGGTAGGCCAGGGGAATACATCGGATGCCGAGTTTGTTGTAAATACATCATTTTATACGCCGCCAAACGGAGCAGCATCTACGGTGTATGCCGATAAAGCCCTGCCAAGTCTCCCCAAACTGATGTCCGCTGACGGGTATCAGACAGCTACTTTCCATTCCAACGATGTTCGTTTCTGGAATCGCGATCAGCTGTATAAGGCACTTGGTTTTGATCAATATTACGATATCGATTATTTTGGCACCGAGGATTCGATTGCCTTCTCGGCATCGGATGAGGTGCTGTATTCCAAGACCCTCGATAAATTGGAGGAGATGCAGGCAGATGGTTCGCCCTTCTATGCACAGATCATCTCCATGTCCGCGCATCACCCCTACCATTTGCCGGAGAGCAAGGTTAGTCTGACGCTGCCCGAGCGGTACACGGATACACTGCCTGGCGATTATCTCGTATCCCAGCATTATGCCGATCAGGCGGTAGGGCAGTTTATTGAGGGTCTGAAACAACGCGGACTGTGGGAAAATAGCCTGCTGGTGGTATACGGAGACCACCTTGGCCTGCCCATCTACTCGCTGGATCGGGACGACAAAGAGTTAATGAAGGAAATCTACGGCCGGGAGTATACATCCGCGGACATGATTAACATTCCGCTTATCATTACAGCGCCCGGTGTTACACCTGCCGAGCAGCTCCATCAGATCGGCGGACAGGTGGACATTCTGCCAACGATAGCCGGACTCACAGGGGCATCTCTCCAGGATCAACTGCACTTCGGGCAGGATCTGCTGCGGGAGTCGGGCAATCTGCTGCCTGAGCGCTACTATTTGCCCTCCGGCTCCGTGCTGAATGACGCTTCCCTATTCATTCCGGAGACAGGTTATGGTGATGGAACCCATTACTCGCTTGCTGACGCCGGCAGGCAGGATATCAAGCACGTGGAGAACCGTTCGAATCAGAAACCTGAGTCATCGGAAGAGGCCGCTGTTCCGGCAAATGCCACAATAGATGACGGCACATCGCCCTCCTCGGGTTACATTACCAAGGACGAGTACGAGCGTGCTTTGGATCTTATGCATTTGTCCAACAGTTATTTGAACCAGTTGCCTGACCGAAATACAGAAAAGTAG
- a CDS encoding antibiotic biosynthesis monooxygenase family protein — translation MYIYLVPSPIPDVLAAYPHLTLRSEEQVRLAIETSERLLNIEPNDSVAAYEAFDAAGSWTGGSFAVLNNIPVTEDGRGDFEERFKNRARKVEDEPGFVGIRVLRPLKDDTYVVLTLWESEDHFKNWQQSQAYNHAHRNRSTSEGLTAQKPAMFPRASYVTTYTIE, via the coding sequence ATGTATATTTATTTGGTTCCTTCCCCGATACCGGACGTGCTCGCTGCATATCCGCATCTGACCTTGCGGAGCGAGGAGCAGGTTCGTCTTGCCATTGAAACAAGTGAACGTCTGCTCAATATTGAGCCAAATGACAGCGTAGCCGCATATGAGGCATTTGATGCCGCAGGCTCCTGGACAGGCGGCAGCTTTGCTGTTTTGAATAATATCCCGGTTACGGAAGACGGCCGTGGTGACTTCGAGGAGCGGTTCAAAAATCGTGCGCGCAAAGTGGAGGACGAGCCGGGTTTTGTCGGCATTCGTGTGCTCCGTCCCCTGAAGGATGATACGTATGTTGTACTTACCCTGTGGGAGTCAGAGGATCACTTCAAAAACTGGCAGCAATCTCAGGCATACAATCATGCCCACCGCAATCGCAGTACAAGTGAAGGGCTGACCGCACAGAAACCAGCCATGTTTCCAAGAGCCTCTTATGTCACGACATATACGATAGAATAA
- the uxaC gene encoding glucuronate isomerase yields the protein MKSFLDEQFLLHNETAVKLYEDYAKDMPIIDYHCHLSPQEIYENKTFGNITEAWLYGDHYKWRLMRANGIEERYITGGEGVTDYDRFLAYAKTVPMMIGNPLYAWSHLELQRYFGVYEVLNESSAPGIWDKVNAKLNSEGFGARDLITKSGVTVVCTTDDPCDSLEYHLKIQEIEGFDTAVLPSFRPDKGLELNRDTFTEWVGKLSQASGTAISDYDSFLSALESRVEFFHSVGGRVSDHALDYVPYGKATREEAAAIFAKALAGHQVSREEENKYKTVTLTFLGKLYAERGWVMQFHMNAARNNNSRMFARLGPDTGYDAVNDTPLSSAMIGLLDALEQEQALPKTILYSLNPRDNEVLAAIIGSFQGGGIPGKIQLGAAWWFNDTKDGMLAQMKALANVGLLSRFVGMLTDSRSFLSYTRHEYFRRLVCNLIGEWVEQGEAPHDMELLGRMVQGIAYNNAKEYFPFSASLKTVSASQS from the coding sequence ATGAAGTCTTTTTTGGATGAACAATTTTTGCTGCACAATGAGACAGCCGTCAAGTTATATGAGGATTATGCCAAGGACATGCCGATTATTGACTATCACTGCCATCTCAGTCCTCAGGAGATCTACGAGAACAAGACGTTTGGCAATATTACGGAAGCCTGGTTATACGGGGATCACTACAAATGGCGCTTGATGCGAGCGAACGGGATTGAAGAACGATACATTACCGGCGGCGAAGGAGTGACCGATTATGATCGCTTCCTGGCTTATGCCAAAACGGTACCGATGATGATCGGCAACCCGTTATATGCCTGGTCTCATCTGGAGCTGCAGCGTTACTTCGGGGTATACGAAGTGTTGAATGAGAGCAGTGCTCCAGGAATCTGGGACAAGGTAAACGCCAAGCTGAACAGTGAAGGGTTTGGCGCACGTGACCTGATTACGAAATCGGGCGTCACTGTGGTGTGCACGACGGATGACCCTTGCGATTCCCTGGAATACCATCTGAAGATTCAGGAGATCGAAGGCTTCGATACAGCTGTACTGCCTTCTTTCCGTCCGGATAAAGGACTTGAATTGAACCGGGATACCTTCACGGAATGGGTGGGCAAGCTATCTCAGGCTTCGGGCACAGCAATTTCCGATTATGATTCATTCCTCTCAGCGCTGGAATCCCGGGTGGAGTTCTTCCATTCCGTAGGGGGCAGAGTATCCGACCATGCCCTGGATTACGTGCCATATGGCAAGGCAACGCGGGAAGAAGCGGCAGCCATTTTTGCCAAAGCACTCGCAGGTCATCAAGTGAGCCGTGAGGAAGAGAACAAGTACAAGACCGTTACACTGACCTTCCTGGGCAAGCTCTATGCAGAGCGGGGTTGGGTGATGCAGTTCCATATGAATGCGGCCCGTAACAATAACAGCCGGATGTTCGCACGGCTTGGACCGGATACCGGATATGATGCCGTGAATGATACGCCGCTTTCTTCCGCGATGATCGGTCTGCTGGATGCACTGGAGCAGGAGCAGGCGCTGCCAAAAACCATTCTTTATTCATTGAATCCGCGGGATAATGAAGTGCTGGCTGCCATTATCGGCAGTTTTCAGGGCGGCGGTATTCCGGGCAAAATTCAGCTTGGCGCAGCATGGTGGTTCAACGATACCAAGGACGGCATGCTCGCTCAGATGAAGGCTCTGGCCAACGTCGGCCTGCTCAGCCGCTTTGTGGGGATGTTGACAGACTCCCGCAGCTTCCTCTCCTATACACGGCATGAATATTTCCGCCGTCTGGTCTGCAATCTGATCGGGGAATGGGTGGAACAAGGGGAGGCACCGCATGATATGGAATTGCTCGGACGGATGGTCCAAGGCATTGCTTACAATAATGCCAAGGAATATTTCCCGTTCTCGGCTTCCCTTAAAACCGTATCCGCTTCGCAGTCCTGA
- a CDS encoding MBL fold metallo-hydrolase, translating to MKITFLGTGDMFSVEQHHNSMLAEFGGTHLVIDFPESNAKALKEVGFPMTDIHNVFITHLHEDHINGVQMLGYYSQIVGDRKPRLFIHEQLVEPLWNILSPGMRYTTDGERTMNDYYDIVPLPDGGTFELGGVTFETFRTQHVPGMVSNGILAKPYFYYSADSTLDQDRVEQTAADVQLIFHECHMHDLVIKSHTSLKDLEQLPAEVRQKTVLMHYHDEYADADKRKQFNREHDLQMVGTLESFELDEK from the coding sequence TTGAAAATTACATTTCTGGGCACAGGAGACATGTTCAGCGTGGAGCAGCATCACAACAGCATGCTCGCCGAATTTGGAGGTACACATCTGGTCATTGATTTTCCGGAATCGAATGCGAAAGCGCTCAAAGAGGTTGGGTTTCCTATGACCGATATCCATAATGTATTTATCACACATTTGCATGAGGACCACATCAACGGCGTACAAATGCTCGGATACTATTCTCAAATTGTGGGTGACCGTAAACCACGCCTGTTTATCCACGAACAGCTGGTCGAGCCGTTATGGAATATTTTATCTCCAGGCATGCGCTACACCACCGATGGCGAGCGTACGATGAACGATTATTATGATATCGTCCCACTGCCGGATGGAGGCACATTTGAGCTGGGCGGCGTGACGTTCGAGACTTTCCGCACCCAGCACGTTCCGGGCATGGTCAGCAATGGTATTCTTGCCAAGCCCTACTTCTACTACAGTGCGGATAGCACGCTGGATCAGGACAGGGTCGAACAAACTGCTGCCGATGTGCAGCTGATATTCCATGAATGCCATATGCATGATCTGGTGATCAAATCACATACCTCACTGAAGGACCTGGAACAACTGCCTGCGGAAGTGAGACAGAAAACGGTCTTGATGCACTATCATGACGAATATGCTGATGCGGACAAACGGAAACAGTTCAACCGCGAGCATGATCTGCAGATGGTCGGCACATTGGAATCGTTTGAGCTGGATGAGAAGTAA
- a CDS encoding alpha-amylase, translated as MKRNHTMMQFFEWHLAADGKHWKRLAQMAPELKAKGIDSVWVPPVTKAITPEDTGYGVYDLYDLGEFDQKGSVRTKYGTKQELVEAIAECQKNGVAVYVDLVMNHKAGADEKEVFKVIEVDPNDRTKEISKPFEIEGWTKFTFPGRGDQYSSFKWTSEHFNGTDFDARKERNGIFRIAGENKNWSQNVDDEFGNYDYLMFANIDYNHPEVRKEMLQWGKWLIDTLQCSGFRLDAIKHINHEFIKEFAAEMIRKRGQDFYIVGEFWNSNLDACREFLDTVDYQIDLFDVSLHYKLHEASLAGRDFDLSKIFDDTLVQTHPTHAVTFVDNHDSQPHEALESWIDDWFKPSAYALTLLRRDGYPVVFYGDYYGIGGPEPVEGKKEILDVLLSARYNKAYGEQEDYFDHPNTIGWVRRGVEEIEGSGCAVVVSNGDDGEKRMFVGEHRAGEVWTDLTHSCEDSITIEKDGWATFHVCGGGLSVWALPDDESVTE; from the coding sequence ATGAAAAGAAATCATACGATGATGCAGTTTTTTGAATGGCATTTGGCTGCAGACGGTAAGCATTGGAAACGACTGGCCCAAATGGCTCCGGAGCTGAAAGCCAAAGGCATTGATTCGGTATGGGTGCCCCCTGTCACCAAAGCCATTACCCCTGAAGATACCGGATATGGTGTCTATGATCTGTACGATCTCGGGGAGTTCGACCAGAAAGGCAGTGTGCGGACGAAGTATGGCACCAAACAGGAATTGGTGGAGGCCATTGCCGAGTGTCAGAAAAACGGCGTAGCCGTCTATGTTGACCTGGTCATGAACCACAAGGCGGGTGCCGATGAGAAGGAAGTTTTCAAAGTCATCGAAGTTGACCCGAACGACCGGACAAAGGAAATATCCAAACCGTTCGAGATCGAAGGCTGGACCAAATTTACGTTCCCGGGTCGTGGCGACCAATACTCTTCCTTCAAATGGACCTCCGAGCACTTTAACGGTACGGACTTTGATGCGAGGAAGGAACGCAACGGCATATTCCGCATCGCAGGAGAGAACAAGAATTGGAGTCAGAATGTCGATGACGAGTTTGGCAACTATGATTATCTGATGTTCGCCAATATCGATTACAATCACCCGGAGGTCCGCAAGGAGATGCTCCAATGGGGAAAATGGCTGATCGATACGCTGCAATGCAGTGGTTTCCGCCTGGATGCGATCAAGCATATCAACCATGAATTCATCAAGGAGTTTGCAGCAGAGATGATTCGCAAGCGGGGGCAGGACTTTTACATCGTAGGCGAGTTCTGGAATTCCAATCTGGATGCCTGCCGTGAATTCCTGGATACGGTGGATTATCAGATTGATCTGTTCGATGTGTCTCTTCACTACAAGCTGCACGAAGCTTCACTGGCAGGCAGGGACTTCGACCTGTCCAAAATCTTTGATGACACGTTGGTTCAGACACATCCAACACATGCCGTAACGTTTGTGGATAATCATGATTCGCAGCCGCATGAAGCGCTGGAATCGTGGATTGATGACTGGTTTAAACCGAGCGCGTATGCACTTACCCTGCTGCGCCGTGATGGGTATCCGGTCGTCTTTTACGGGGATTATTATGGTATTGGTGGTCCCGAGCCTGTGGAGGGTAAAAAGGAGATTCTGGATGTCCTGCTGTCTGCCCGTTATAACAAAGCTTATGGAGAGCAGGAGGATTACTTCGATCATCCGAATACAATTGGATGGGTACGCCGCGGCGTGGAAGAAATCGAGGGATCCGGTTGTGCGGTGGTGGTCTCCAATGGGGATGATGGCGAGAAACGAATGTTTGTCGGCGAACATCGCGCCGGTGAAGTATGGACGGATCTGACACACAGTTGCGAGGATAGCATCACCATTGAGAAGGATGGATGGGCTACTTTCCATGTGTGTGGCGGAGGTTTGTCCGTATGGGCTTTGCCTGATGACGAGAGTGTGACTGAGTAA
- a CDS encoding ABC transporter ATP-binding protein has protein sequence MMKLFRMLKPYQIPIIFILGLVLLQSLAELYLPTLMADIVNDGIVKGDVPYIWQIGGWMLVIAIAGTACSVIASYLSSRTAGGFAKQLRSRVFRHVENFSLQEFDKLGTASLITRTTNDITQVQNVLTMMLRMMIMAPMMCIGGIFMAVSQDAKLSTIFLVVLPVLAGAIALIGAKGLPLFKQIQKKLDRLNLVLREQLTGIRVVRSFNRGEHERVRFNGANTDLRDASIKVNVLMATLMPVMMLVMNFSMIAILYFGGQRIDSGNMDIGSLIAFIQYAMQIMFSLIMVSIIFVMIPRASASAERINEVLDMQPDLSDPEQPRSMKSLQGTIEFDNVTFRYPGAENAALSGISFTARPGETTAIIGGTGSGKSTLLSLIPRFYDVTEGSVRVNGTDVREISQEDLRAKIGFVPQKAVLFTGTIAENIRHGKDDATMEEIVHAARTAQAENFISEMKEGYDSLIAQGGNNVSGGQKQRLSIARALVRRPEVYIFDDSFSALDFKTDAKLRAALKSETTEAAVLIVAQRVSTVMDADRILVMDEGRIVGSGTHKELLANNEVYREIVSSQLTEEEIA, from the coding sequence ATGATGAAATTGTTTCGCATGCTCAAGCCTTATCAAATCCCCATTATCTTCATTTTGGGTCTGGTATTGCTGCAATCGCTCGCCGAGCTGTACCTGCCAACCTTGATGGCGGATATCGTCAATGATGGTATCGTCAAAGGCGATGTTCCGTACATCTGGCAAATCGGCGGCTGGATGCTGGTGATTGCCATCGCAGGAACGGCTTGCTCCGTGATAGCCAGTTACCTGTCTTCCCGTACAGCTGGCGGATTCGCCAAACAGCTGCGAAGCCGGGTTTTTCGCCACGTGGAGAATTTCTCGCTGCAGGAGTTTGATAAGCTCGGTACCGCATCACTGATTACTCGTACGACGAATGACATTACACAGGTTCAGAACGTATTAACGATGATGCTGCGCATGATGATCATGGCTCCGATGATGTGTATCGGTGGTATTTTCATGGCGGTATCCCAAGACGCCAAGTTGTCCACTATCTTCCTCGTAGTGCTGCCTGTACTGGCTGGTGCTATTGCTCTGATTGGGGCCAAAGGTCTCCCGCTATTTAAACAAATCCAAAAAAAGCTCGACCGTCTGAATTTGGTTCTGCGTGAACAGTTGACAGGTATTCGTGTTGTTCGTTCTTTCAACCGCGGAGAACATGAACGCGTTCGTTTTAACGGCGCGAATACGGATCTGAGAGATGCTTCTATTAAAGTTAACGTTCTGATGGCGACATTGATGCCTGTCATGATGCTTGTCATGAACTTCTCCATGATTGCCATTCTTTACTTCGGAGGACAGCGCATAGACAGTGGGAACATGGATATCGGTTCCCTGATTGCGTTTATCCAGTACGCGATGCAGATTATGTTCTCGCTGATTATGGTTTCCATTATTTTTGTCATGATTCCAAGAGCTTCTGCATCCGCAGAACGGATCAACGAAGTGCTGGATATGCAGCCTGACCTTAGTGATCCGGAGCAGCCGCGCAGTATGAAATCTCTGCAGGGCACCATTGAATTCGACAATGTTACCTTCCGTTATCCGGGAGCAGAGAATGCTGCCCTATCGGGTATTTCGTTTACGGCCCGTCCTGGCGAGACGACAGCCATTATTGGCGGTACGGGATCAGGTAAGTCCACACTGCTTAGCCTTATTCCCCGTTTCTATGATGTAACGGAAGGCAGCGTGCGGGTAAACGGTACGGATGTACGTGAAATTAGTCAGGAAGATTTACGGGCAAAAATTGGCTTTGTGCCACAAAAGGCAGTTCTCTTTACGGGGACGATTGCGGAGAATATCCGTCATGGTAAGGATGACGCCACGATGGAGGAAATCGTTCATGCTGCCCGGACCGCTCAGGCCGAGAACTTTATTTCCGAGATGAAAGAAGGATATGACAGTCTTATAGCTCAAGGTGGTAATAACGTGTCTGGCGGACAGAAACAGCGTTTGTCCATTGCACGCGCACTTGTTCGCCGTCCGGAAGTGTATATTTTTGACGACAGCTTCTCCGCCCTAGATTTCAAAACAGACGCCAAACTACGGGCAGCATTGAAATCCGAAACGACTGAAGCTGCGGTGCTTATTGTGGCCCAGCGCGTTAGCACAGTTATGGATGCGGATCGGATTCTGGTTATGGATGAAGGACGCATTGTCGGTTCCGGCACCCATAAGGAGCTGCTCGCGAACAATGAAGTGTACCGCGAGATTGTATCATCCCAGCTGACAGAGGAGGAGATCGCATGA
- a CDS encoding ATP-dependent DNA helicase, producing MTKTIQISVRPLVEYVYRSGSIRPGFRSNASMQEGTRIHQRVQKDYTEEDLKEVVLEAEIQHGDLTYVVEGRCDGLIRLEGQLTVDEIKSTAGNLDELGDGLPVHWAQAIMYAYMYAVRQDEPRMQVQLTYVQTVTNQERRYRRMLEREELEQFAAEVIAGYAPYAEMIAAYEEKRDITVKELPFPFRKYREGQRKLAGAVYQTIREGKGLMAKAPTGIGKTMSVLFPAVKAIGEGEASRLFYLTARTTTRVAAEEAFAKMQAEGLNMHVISLTAKDKICFKEEEACDTGQCGMCEGYYDRINGAVLDMLEHETLMTRPVIEQYARKHRVCPFEFSLDAAYAADAVICDYNYIFDPRISLKRMLEEQKRKTVLLVDEAHNLVDRGRMMFSAELEKAVFLDVKREFKTLGSSVAAAKAITDHAGAIDKYLITLRKNGGEEGKLLQQEAPEELIELLEPFVMVAEQNLVEGGSGNAETDQLLLDAYFTAQNFLRIAKLYDERFVTYAECVRSEVRVKLFCLDPSVLLRQTAKGFRSIIHFSATLSPLRYYRDMLGAEEEDYTLRIPSPFQREQLDVRLLPLSIRYKDRQQSRQPIANMLHQLVSEWPRSNLLVFFPSYPYMREVYETYMQLPAQADTVMQEQGMSELEREAFLNAFQPHPERTRLVFAVMGGVFSEGVDLPGDRLNGVVVVGAGLPQIGLENNVLRDYFDRSGRNGFNYAYVFPGMNKVLQAGGRLIRTEEDTGVLVLVDDRFTQEPYRSLLPEEWLDYKRISPSSGNLSEGD from the coding sequence ATGACAAAGACCATTCAAATATCGGTCAGACCTTTGGTTGAATATGTATATCGCAGCGGCAGCATTCGTCCCGGTTTCCGCTCCAATGCATCCATGCAGGAAGGAACCCGGATTCACCAGCGGGTGCAGAAGGATTATACGGAAGAAGATCTGAAAGAAGTTGTGCTCGAAGCTGAAATCCAGCATGGGGACTTGACTTATGTGGTGGAAGGGCGATGTGATGGGCTGATTCGTCTGGAGGGTCAGCTGACCGTCGATGAGATCAAATCAACAGCCGGCAACCTGGATGAACTGGGCGACGGACTTCCGGTCCACTGGGCGCAGGCCATCATGTATGCATATATGTATGCTGTTCGGCAGGATGAGCCAAGAATGCAGGTGCAGCTCACCTATGTGCAGACTGTGACTAACCAGGAGAGAAGATATCGGCGCATGCTGGAACGTGAGGAGCTTGAGCAATTTGCCGCTGAGGTTATTGCTGGATATGCTCCTTATGCCGAGATGATCGCTGCATATGAAGAGAAGCGGGACATCACTGTAAAAGAACTGCCGTTTCCGTTCCGCAAATATCGTGAAGGGCAGCGCAAGCTTGCAGGGGCAGTATATCAGACCATTCGTGAAGGCAAGGGACTGATGGCAAAGGCTCCAACCGGAATTGGGAAGACGATGTCCGTATTATTTCCCGCAGTCAAGGCCATTGGTGAAGGTGAAGCCAGTCGATTGTTCTATCTTACGGCAAGAACGACGACTCGTGTTGCGGCAGAAGAAGCTTTTGCCAAAATGCAGGCAGAAGGGCTGAACATGCATGTGATCAGCTTGACCGCCAAGGACAAGATCTGCTTCAAGGAAGAAGAAGCCTGTGATACCGGACAGTGCGGCATGTGTGAAGGGTATTATGATCGCATTAATGGGGCAGTGCTGGATATGCTGGAACATGAAACATTGATGACACGCCCGGTCATTGAACAATACGCGCGCAAGCATCGGGTATGTCCGTTCGAATTTTCATTGGATGCGGCATATGCGGCCGATGCAGTCATCTGTGACTATAACTACATTTTTGACCCGCGTATTTCCCTCAAGCGCATGCTGGAGGAGCAGAAACGCAAAACGGTGCTGCTGGTCGATGAGGCGCATAACCTAGTCGATCGCGGCCGCATGATGTTCTCCGCTGAGCTGGAGAAGGCTGTTTTCCTGGATGTCAAAAGGGAATTTAAGACGCTAGGCAGCAGTGTCGCCGCCGCGAAGGCCATTACAGACCATGCGGGAGCCATCGACAAGTATCTGATCACCCTGCGCAAAAACGGGGGAGAAGAGGGCAAGCTGCTGCAGCAGGAAGCGCCGGAAGAACTGATTGAATTGCTGGAGCCCTTTGTCATGGTTGCAGAGCAAAATCTTGTGGAAGGCGGTTCGGGAAATGCCGAGACGGATCAACTGCTGCTGGATGCCTATTTCACGGCTCAGAATTTCCTGCGTATCGCCAAGCTGTACGATGAACGATTCGTCACGTATGCCGAATGTGTGCGAAGCGAAGTGAGAGTGAAGCTGTTCTGTCTCGATCCATCCGTGCTGCTTCGCCAGACGGCGAAAGGGTTCCGCTCCATCATTCATTTCTCGGCAACCTTGTCGCCGCTGCGTTATTACCGGGACATGCTTGGTGCAGAGGAGGAGGATTACACTTTGCGTATCCCTTCACCCTTTCAGCGGGAACAATTGGATGTAAGACTGCTTCCGCTATCCATTCGCTATAAGGACCGGCAGCAATCAAGGCAGCCGATTGCGAATATGCTGCACCAGCTCGTATCCGAGTGGCCGCGCAGCAATCTGCTTGTCTTTTTCCCTTCGTATCCGTATATGCGTGAAGTCTATGAGACTTATATGCAGCTTCCTGCCCAGGCCGATACGGTCATGCAGGAACAGGGCATGAGTGAGCTGGAAAGGGAGGCATTCCTGAATGCATTCCAGCCGCATCCGGAACGAACGCGGCTCGTATTCGCCGTGATGGGTGGCGTATTTTCAGAAGGAGTGGATCTGCCGGGAGATCGTCTCAATGGGGTTGTCGTGGTGGGTGCAGGGCTTCCCCAGATTGGACTGGAGAACAACGTTCTTCGTGACTATTTTGATCGCTCAGGACGTAACGGTTTCAACTATGCTTATGTATTTCCCGGGATGAACAAAGTGCTGCAGGCAGGCGGCAGGCTGATTCGGACGGAAGAGGATACGGGCGTACTCGTACTGGTGGATGATCGCTTCACCCAGGAGCCGTATCGTTCGTTGCTGCCGGAGGAGTGGCTGGATTACAAGCGCATCTCACCTTCATCCGGAAACTTATCTGAGGGTGATTGA
- a CDS encoding MarR family winged helix-turn-helix transcriptional regulator, translating into MTGLDPVAQKLLYSIMQFNKGKWRQHKPHGRNHNEIMVLACLLHGSHPGERLDWRDNPPDFNSELNEDHPGLKVSEISALLRVKSPTITPVIRGLEDEGLVKRTMDPDDRRAVRITITEAGRDIIRAAHEERMQIFNRLVEHLGEEDSTQLAELLTKVYSFFDTLASLQKEQSTEGDDTP; encoded by the coding sequence ATGACAGGTCTGGATCCAGTGGCCCAGAAGCTGCTGTATTCCATTATGCAGTTTAATAAAGGCAAATGGAGGCAGCATAAGCCCCACGGTCGCAACCATAATGAAATTATGGTATTGGCCTGTTTGCTCCACGGCTCACATCCGGGAGAACGTCTGGATTGGAGAGATAATCCCCCCGATTTCAACAGCGAATTGAATGAAGATCATCCAGGACTGAAAGTATCAGAGATTAGTGCATTGCTGCGAGTAAAATCTCCGACAATCACCCCAGTCATTCGTGGTCTTGAGGACGAGGGACTGGTCAAACGAACAATGGACCCCGACGATCGCCGTGCCGTGCGCATTACGATTACGGAAGCAGGCCGTGATATTATTCGGGCTGCTCATGAAGAGCGCATGCAGATATTCAACCGATTGGTTGAGCATCTGGGAGAGGAAGACAGTACCCAGTTAGCCGAGCTGCTGACGAAAGTATATAGCTTTTTTGATACTCTTGCTTCCCTTCAAAAGGAGCAATCGACAGAAGGAGATGATACGCCATGA